A single region of the Arthrobacter sp. PAMC25564 genome encodes:
- a CDS encoding TetR/AcrR family transcriptional regulator, which translates to MARPAKPERKSELLAAILDYLMDKTLAELTFRSLAEGLGVSSYVLVYHFGHREQLVTEIIRCIESRLDGVRATDVRDIDREAWREFLLVSWRWTMAQRNRHLARLEFEATAQDVVADPPRGTAQEHFRMLHEKARDWLVLQGIREELADTDARLFTAAFYGLQFDFVINNQPGEASKAFELMMLVFFNNLDRRLASEGQHI; encoded by the coding sequence ATGGCCCGCCCAGCAAAACCGGAACGCAAGTCAGAGCTGCTGGCGGCGATCCTGGACTACCTCATGGACAAGACGCTGGCGGAGCTGACGTTCCGGAGCCTGGCCGAGGGCCTCGGCGTCTCAAGCTACGTCCTGGTGTACCACTTCGGCCACCGCGAACAGCTCGTGACCGAGATCATCCGCTGCATCGAATCCCGGCTCGACGGCGTCCGCGCCACCGACGTGCGTGACATCGACAGGGAGGCGTGGCGGGAGTTCCTGCTGGTGTCCTGGCGCTGGACCATGGCCCAGCGGAACCGCCACCTGGCCAGGCTCGAATTCGAGGCCACGGCGCAGGATGTCGTGGCGGATCCACCCCGAGGCACGGCGCAGGAGCACTTCAGGATGCTGCACGAGAAGGCCCGGGACTGGCTCGTGCTCCAAGGCATCAGGGAGGAGCTTGCGGACACCGATGCGCGGCTGTTCACCGCTGCGTTCTACGGGCTTCAGTTCGACTTCGTCATTAACAACCAGCCCGGGGAGGCAAGCAAGGCCTTCGAGCTGATGATGCTGGTCTTCTTCAACAACCTCGACCGGCGCCTCGCCAGCGAGGGCCAGCACATCTGA
- a CDS encoding catalase: MTANLSAPILHTATTSQSGAPVASDEHSLTAGADGATALHDRYLVEKLAQFNRERIPERIVHAKGGGAFGTFTVTGDVSKYTRVAAFQPGAQVGTAIRFSSVAGEMGSPDTWRDVRGFATRFYTPEGNLDIVGNNTPVFFIKDGIKFPDFIHSQKRLPGSGLRDADMQWDFWTLSPESAHQVTYLMGDRGLPRSWREMHGFSSHTYLWTNAEGERFWVKYHFRSNQGEHNITNEQAEQLAGADADYYRRDLYEAIAEGNFPSWDLHVQVMPYEDAKTYRFNPFDLTKVWPHADYPLVKVGHFELNRNPENFFAEIEQIALSPANTVPGHDISPDKMLMARVFSYPDAHRYRVGTNFNELPVNRPVSPVNNYSQDGSLRHGFKPASAPVYAPNSFGGPVADAARAGEGSWEFDGALVRAAATLHSEDSDFGQAGTLYREVYDEAAKARFLDTITGAVGGVKNAEIKERAIQYWTNVDAELGSKLRANLGVAAVSAAEAANKIG; this comes from the coding sequence ATGACTGCAAACCTTTCTGCGCCCATCTTGCACACCGCGACCACGTCTCAGTCAGGCGCCCCTGTCGCGTCCGACGAGCACTCGCTCACCGCCGGAGCCGACGGCGCCACCGCGCTGCACGACCGTTACTTGGTCGAGAAGCTGGCCCAGTTCAACCGCGAGCGCATCCCGGAGCGTATCGTGCACGCCAAGGGCGGCGGCGCCTTCGGCACCTTCACCGTGACCGGCGACGTTTCCAAGTACACCCGCGTGGCCGCCTTCCAGCCGGGCGCCCAGGTCGGCACCGCCATCCGTTTCTCCTCCGTGGCCGGCGAGATGGGCTCCCCCGACACCTGGCGCGATGTTCGCGGCTTCGCAACCCGTTTCTACACGCCCGAGGGCAACCTGGACATCGTGGGCAACAACACCCCCGTGTTCTTCATCAAGGACGGCATCAAGTTCCCGGACTTCATCCACTCGCAGAAGCGCCTGCCGGGCTCCGGCCTGCGCGACGCCGACATGCAGTGGGACTTCTGGACCCTCTCCCCGGAGTCGGCCCACCAGGTCACCTACCTCATGGGTGACCGCGGCCTGCCCCGCTCCTGGCGCGAAATGCACGGCTTCTCCTCGCACACCTACCTGTGGACCAACGCCGAGGGCGAGCGCTTCTGGGTGAAGTACCACTTCCGCTCCAACCAGGGCGAGCACAACATCACCAACGAGCAGGCTGAGCAGCTCGCCGGGGCCGACGCCGACTACTACCGCCGCGACCTCTACGAGGCCATCGCCGAAGGCAACTTCCCGAGCTGGGACCTGCACGTGCAGGTCATGCCGTACGAAGACGCCAAGACGTACCGCTTCAACCCGTTCGACCTGACCAAGGTCTGGCCGCACGCGGACTACCCGCTGGTCAAGGTCGGGCACTTCGAGCTGAACCGCAACCCGGAGAACTTCTTCGCCGAGATCGAGCAGATCGCCCTGTCCCCCGCGAACACCGTTCCGGGCCACGACATCTCCCCGGACAAGATGCTGATGGCACGCGTGTTCTCCTACCCGGATGCACACCGTTACCGCGTTGGCACCAACTTCAACGAGCTGCCGGTCAACCGCCCGGTCTCCCCGGTGAACAACTACTCGCAGGACGGCTCGCTGCGCCACGGCTTCAAGCCGGCATCGGCTCCGGTCTACGCACCGAACTCCTTCGGTGGCCCGGTGGCCGACGCTGCCCGCGCCGGCGAGGGCTCCTGGGAGTTCGACGGCGCCCTGGTCCGTGCCGCTGCGACCCTGCACTCCGAGGACAGCGACTTCGGCCAGGCCGGCACACTGTACCGCGAGGTCTACGATGAAGCAGCCAAGGCCCGCTTCCTCGACACCATCACCGGTGCCGTGGGCGGCGTCAAGAACGCTGAAATCAAGGAACGCGCCATCCAGTACTGGACCAACGTCGACGCCGAACTCGGCTCGAAGCTGCGCGCCAACCTGGGTGTTGCCGCCGTGTCCGCCGCCGAGGCAGCCAACAAGATCGGCTGA
- a CDS encoding Fur family transcriptional regulator, giving the protein MTDHTGSDEAWSAALRAHGRRVTRQRLAVLAAVEHHPHSPAEGILAAARQELPELTAQSVYVVLGDLTELQMLRRFEPPHSPALYETRVGDNHHHAICISCGRVEDVECAVGHAPCLTPHWDKDAKPMTIQIADVMYQGICQDCQRTQQLPSESK; this is encoded by the coding sequence ATGACGGATCACACGGGCAGCGACGAAGCATGGTCTGCCGCCCTGCGTGCCCACGGCCGCCGGGTGACCAGACAGCGCCTGGCCGTACTGGCCGCCGTCGAACACCACCCGCATTCCCCGGCAGAGGGCATCCTCGCCGCCGCCCGGCAGGAACTGCCCGAACTGACGGCGCAGTCCGTCTACGTGGTCCTGGGCGACCTCACCGAACTGCAGATGCTGCGCCGCTTCGAACCGCCGCACTCCCCCGCCTTGTATGAGACGCGTGTGGGCGACAACCACCACCACGCCATCTGCATCAGCTGCGGCCGCGTCGAGGACGTCGAATGCGCCGTCGGCCACGCGCCCTGCCTCACCCCGCACTGGGACAAGGACGCGAAGCCGATGACCATCCAGATCGCCGACGTCATGTACCAGGGCATCTGCCAGGACTGCCAGCGCACCCAACAACTTCCCTCCGAATCCAAATAA